GTCCACGTTCTCACGCTTGAACTGCACTTCCACCGTCGTATTTTGCGCCAGGTGCTTCAAGAGCGCCGCCAGCGCCGACGGCTGCGTGTCCCAGTCGCCGTCGTGAATGACCTGGGCGATGACGAGTTGGTCCCGCGTCGGCTCGCCCGTCTGGTGATACACCCGCTCCGTCGAGAGGAACCGCCCCAGTTCGTACGTCGCCAGGGCGTAAGTGAGGATGTTCGCGCCCAGCATGCGCGCGTCCTTCGGCAACACGCGCTGGCCGTGCTCGTGGATGTGCCCGTCCCACCCGCACGAGCAGTCGTACCCGCCCGTGTAGATGACGGCCGCCCGGCATCCGATGTGGACGGCCTCCAGCGGCGGCGCGGCATTCCATTCCTTCCCCTCCCGCGAGTACCGCACCGACCCGATGTTGTAGAACGAGGAATACAGCGGATGGTCCGCCGGCAGCGGCTCCAGGGGGCGCTGGTTCCCGAACAGTTTCGCCACGAACGCGCGGAACGCCTTGTCGAACTCCGGCGCCCCGCAGCACGCGTCGCCGAGGATCATCCCGCCGTCGACGCAGAATTGCCTCAGCCTCGGCAGGAGTTCGTCCGGCACCGTGAACGCGTCGTGGCCCGTGAAGTACAAGATCGGCAGTTCCGTCGGATTGCACGAGAACTCCGGCAGGTCCGTGTCCACCGCACGGTACTGGATGTTCAACTGCCGGTTCGTCCACTCCAGAAGGTTCCCGATGTCGTTCGGGTCGGTCATCCAGTCGCGGAAACTCGTCCGCTGGCCGTTCTCCGTCACCCACTTGACGTCCCCCAGGATCGCCTTCCCCACCAGGGCCGGCGGGCTCGGCTGGCGTTTCTTCTCGGTCCGGCGAAGCGGCGTCGCGGGCAGCGGCAGCGGCGGAAAACTCTCCGCCGCCGTCCGACGCTGCGGGGCCGCCGGCGGCGGCGGACCGCACGTCCGAGGCTGCGCCGACGCCTCCGCCGCCAGCGCCGCCGCCAGACCCGCCACCAGCATCGCCAGCAGACCTCGCGCGACCCGATTCGTTTCGACCTTCGAGCGTGACATGGCTTTCCCTCGTTCCGGCGCCGTCAAGGCAACGGGCTAGCACCCGCGCCACAGCGGGGTTAGAAAACGGCCTTTGCCGTCTCTTTAATCGGCAACACTATAGCAGGGTGCCGACCCAAATCCGCGCCGGCCCGCCGGGCTCCTCTAAATTATACTCCCGGCCCGGTGCGGAAATTGCAAGAAAACGCCGCTTCTCCCCTTCCCACCCCTTCCCGCCTCGGAATTGACAGACCCGCCTCGCGGAGTAAAATGGCGGGCACGCGCCCGTAGCTCAATTGGATAGAGCATCGGACTTCGGATCCGAGGGTTGGGGGTTCGACTCCCTCCGGGCGCGCCAACCCCGACCTCGAACCGCAGCCCAGAGGGCCCCTTTCATACATGGGGAGACCGCCGAGAACGCCCGCCTTCCCGGGAACGGGTCCATCCTGGCCAAATAATCCTTTGGACGTTGAACGTTGAGCGTTGGCTGTTGAACGTTCGTCGTTTTGCCCCTTTCCGGTTTCCGGGTTTGCCGCGGCATAGTCCCGATTCATCGGGACGACGGCGGGTCCGGGTTCCGCGTTGCCTCTCCCGGCGGTTTCCGCTTGACCCCCCGGCCGGGGCGGATTAACCTATGGCCTTCCTGCTGCCCGTCCGCCGGCCTAGCGAAAACGAGGGATTGAGGGCAGATGGCCTATAACATCGTGGTTCTCATCAAGCAGGTGCCGGACACCAAACGCATCACCGGCGAGGCGATGCGCGACGACGGGACCGTCAACCGCAGCGCCCTGCCGGCCATTTTCAACCCGGAAGACCTCCATGCCCTCGAAGCCGCCCTGGAACTCAAAGAAAGGTACGGCGGCCGGGTGACGGTCGTCACGATGGGTCCGCCCCAGGCCTGCGAGGTCCTGCGGGAAAGCCTGGAGCGGGGCGCCGACGACGTGGTGCTGATTACCGACCGCCGCGCGGCCGCCAGCGACACCCTGGCCACCAGTTATATCCTTTCCTGTGCCGTGCGCAAACTGAATGAGCCCCGGCGCGCCGGGGTGAACCTGGTGGTCTGCGGTCGTCAGGCGATCGATGGCGACACGGCCCAGGTGCCGCCCCAGACGGCGGAGAAACTCGGCTGGCCCCAGGTGACCTACGTCGAATGCGTGGAGGAAGTGGCCGGAGGCCGCCTTCGCGCCCGCCGCAATACGGGCGAGGGCACGGAGCGCATCGAATGTCCGCTGCCATGTCTCCTCACGGTAACCGACCAGGCGCCCGCGGCGCGTCCGCCGTCGGCCAAGCGCGTGATGGCGGTCAAGAAAGCCCGGTCGCGCGCGGAGATCGAGCGCGAGACGCCCGACCCCGCCCAGGCCCAGGCGCGGGCCGAGGCGCTCCAGGCCCGCGGTCTCCTGATTACCCAGTGGGACCTCCAGGACATCGGGGCCGATCTGGCATGGTGCGGGCGCGACGGCAGCCCCACGAAGGTTAAACGCATTCAGTCGGTCGTCCTGAAGGGCAGCGGCTTCAAGAAGGTCGAGCCGACCGAAGAGGCAATAGCGACAATGGTCCACGAACTGATTGAAGACCATACGATCGGGTGAAGCCATTGCGGATTTCGGCCCGAAGGGCTCCAACGAAGGAACAGGGAGATTGCGGATTGCGGATTGGGGTGCGAGCGGAGACGTTTAGCCG
The nucleotide sequence above comes from Planctomycetota bacterium. Encoded proteins:
- a CDS encoding electron transfer flavoprotein subunit beta/FixA family protein; translated protein: MAYNIVVLIKQVPDTKRITGEAMRDDGTVNRSALPAIFNPEDLHALEAALELKERYGGRVTVVTMGPPQACEVLRESLERGADDVVLITDRRAAASDTLATSYILSCAVRKLNEPRRAGVNLVVCGRQAIDGDTAQVPPQTAEKLGWPQVTYVECVEEVAGGRLRARRNTGEGTERIECPLPCLLTVTDQAPAARPPSAKRVMAVKKARSRAEIERETPDPAQAQARAEALQARGLLITQWDLQDIGADLAWCGRDGSPTKVKRIQSVVLKGSGFKKVEPTEEAIATMVHELIEDHTIG
- a CDS encoding DUF4159 domain-containing protein — translated: MSRSKVETNRVARGLLAMLVAGLAAALAAEASAQPRTCGPPPPAAPQRRTAAESFPPLPLPATPLRRTEKKRQPSPPALVGKAILGDVKWVTENGQRTSFRDWMTDPNDIGNLLEWTNRQLNIQYRAVDTDLPEFSCNPTELPILYFTGHDAFTVPDELLPRLRQFCVDGGMILGDACCGAPEFDKAFRAFVAKLFGNQRPLEPLPADHPLYSSFYNIGSVRYSREGKEWNAAPPLEAVHIGCRAAVIYTGGYDCSCGWDGHIHEHGQRVLPKDARMLGANILTYALATYELGRFLSTERVYHQTGEPTRDQLVIAQVIHDGDWDTQPSALAALLKHLAQNTTVEVQFKRENVDLRSIDAFAHPILYMTGHKDFKLADEEVQNLQRYLAAGGVLVANACCGRKGFDDAFRREIRRVLPDHPLERLPLDHPVYRAVYPIQEVIYTPLVLHEHPGLREPTLEGISLENQLRVVYSPYGFVNGWSGAPNPYAREYRTDDALRLGINILVYAMTH